One stretch of Hydrogenovibrio kuenenii DSM 12350 DNA includes these proteins:
- a CDS encoding cation diffusion facilitator family transporter encodes MQKTLEVEKKAIKLVMIGDVLMAVLGLSFFYLTHSQAILMDGLYPFIDMVAGLMTLRVATLISKQANQNEPFGYAIYEPLLNFIKGIMVVVVIIFAIYASIHALLNGGRHVVADIAVFYAVVASLLGFVLSYFLHRMNRSVNSALIDVDLQGWLIGGVLSLAVGISFGFSMWLSHTDYKQWVPYTDPVVILVLVMLMLPMPLKVVKQNGLQLIGRFENAEISEEIEELVRNELKEDRFIGFEKRYFQFGRSIYVQLYIQMKPDADFNLQEADLFRTHLYHKLKQRYEYLAVDVIFTADPVWAKRPVEDAD; translated from the coding sequence ATGCAAAAAACCTTGGAAGTTGAAAAGAAAGCGATAAAACTCGTCATGATCGGTGACGTCTTAATGGCGGTGCTGGGCTTAAGCTTTTTCTATTTGACGCATTCGCAAGCGATTTTGATGGATGGTCTTTACCCTTTTATTGATATGGTCGCGGGTTTGATGACGCTTCGCGTGGCAACGCTGATTTCAAAGCAAGCCAATCAAAACGAACCTTTCGGTTATGCAATATACGAGCCGTTACTGAACTTCATTAAAGGCATTATGGTCGTGGTGGTGATTATTTTCGCCATCTATGCCTCCATACATGCGTTACTCAATGGTGGGCGCCATGTTGTGGCAGACATTGCGGTTTTCTATGCAGTTGTTGCTTCCTTGCTTGGTTTTGTCCTGTCTTACTTCCTTCACCGTATGAACCGAAGTGTGAATTCCGCGTTGATAGACGTTGATTTACAGGGGTGGCTGATTGGGGGCGTACTCAGTTTGGCAGTTGGGATTTCTTTCGGCTTTTCAATGTGGCTATCCCATACCGACTACAAGCAATGGGTGCCTTATACGGATCCAGTCGTCATTTTGGTGTTGGTCATGCTCATGCTGCCGATGCCACTAAAAGTAGTCAAACAAAATGGCCTACAGTTGATTGGCCGTTTTGAGAATGCAGAAATTTCTGAGGAAATTGAAGAGTTGGTTCGCAATGAATTAAAAGAAGATCGTTTTATTGGATTTGAAAAACGCTACTTTCAATTTGGTCGTTCCATTTATGTACAGCTTTATATTCAAATGAAGCCGGATGCAGACTTTAACCTGCAAGAAGCGGATTTGTTCCGTACTCATCTCTATCACAAGCTGAAACAACGCTATGAGTATTTGGCGGTGGACGTTATCTTTACGGCAGACCCTGTTTGGGCAAAACGACCTGTTGAGGATGCGGACTAA
- a CDS encoding TolC family protein: protein MKMKLNKTISTVLLVSGLLFVSLNAWSADKVNSDQPAPRVPTQVFQQDAQLMRLYQTALQNNPSLAVFSAKEQAAFSQQKQAASYEKAQLQLQSELSYAWMKKKDFGRTANQLKASYPLYQPDKTDLTQAANFQFNAAQWSLEAQKQNLMLQVADLYYRYWSQQAQVEFLLKEKRSISSILVQVRKRFQVGYQNLNDIAEIQARLDNNQADLLEAKQVLAITESNLVALVGESVNLDKMLMPQGLPSDGLLKNRLRLPHEKISVQQSWFMQNPGLKALRQQEQAANRQVDYEKNKNGVQLDAFGAYVYNDSDGNFYDDMQGVKGGLELKYPLYLGGRTDAAVAKSRANVSQVQAQQRQLMLKLQAIARNSLLSYQAGIERLVALQAALSSNQEAVKATEKGLQTGTRNILDLLNAQRSLHKAQRDVPMTRAKIWQSWFEFYGALGLLQPSEVAS from the coding sequence ATGAAAATGAAATTGAATAAGACAATAAGCACGGTGCTTCTGGTAAGTGGTTTGTTATTTGTCAGCCTGAACGCTTGGTCGGCAGATAAGGTGAATAGCGACCAGCCAGCACCACGCGTACCCACTCAGGTGTTTCAACAGGACGCGCAGTTAATGCGTTTGTATCAAACCGCATTGCAGAACAACCCCAGCCTGGCAGTTTTTTCGGCCAAAGAGCAGGCGGCATTTAGCCAACAAAAACAAGCGGCTTCCTATGAAAAAGCGCAGCTACAGCTTCAATCGGAGCTGAGCTATGCCTGGATGAAGAAGAAGGATTTTGGCCGCACGGCAAACCAGCTAAAAGCCAGTTATCCCTTGTATCAGCCGGATAAGACCGATTTGACACAAGCGGCAAACTTTCAGTTCAATGCCGCGCAATGGTCGTTGGAAGCACAAAAGCAAAACCTGATGTTGCAGGTGGCCGACCTCTATTATCGTTACTGGTCCCAACAAGCTCAGGTTGAATTTTTGTTGAAAGAAAAACGTTCGATTTCTTCTATTTTGGTACAAGTTCGAAAACGCTTTCAGGTGGGGTATCAGAACTTGAATGATATTGCTGAAATCCAAGCGAGATTGGATAACAATCAGGCTGATTTGCTTGAAGCCAAGCAGGTTTTGGCCATTACCGAATCTAATTTGGTGGCGCTGGTGGGCGAATCCGTCAACTTAGATAAAATGCTGATGCCACAAGGGTTGCCAAGTGATGGTTTGTTGAAAAATCGTTTGCGACTACCACATGAAAAAATCAGTGTGCAACAAAGCTGGTTCATGCAAAACCCAGGGTTAAAGGCTTTGCGTCAGCAAGAGCAAGCAGCTAATCGGCAAGTGGATTATGAGAAAAACAAAAACGGCGTGCAGTTAGATGCTTTTGGCGCTTATGTTTACAACGATAGTGACGGTAATTTCTACGATGATATGCAGGGCGTTAAAGGTGGATTGGAGTTGAAATACCCGTTATATCTGGGTGGTAGAACCGATGCGGCAGTTGCCAAGTCGCGAGCAAATGTGTCACAGGTTCAGGCGCAACAGCGGCAATTAATGCTGAAGCTGCAAGCCATCGCACGCAATAGTTTGCTAAGTTATCAAGCGGGTATTGAGCGTTTGGTTGCGCTACAAGCAGCGCTGTCTTCCAACCAAGAAGCCGTAAAGGCCACTGAAAAAGGATTGCAGACCGGTACACGCAATATTTTGGATTTGCTCAATGCGCAACGAAGTTTGCATAAAGCACAGCGAGACGTGCCGATGACTCGCGCCAAAATTTGGCAAAGTTGGTTTGAGTTCTATGGTGCTTTGGGTTTGTTACAACCCTCTGAAGTAGCATCTTAA
- a CDS encoding efflux RND transporter permease subunit has protein sequence MINRIITAAIYNRVLVLLLSVAIGIWGWVAFQKTPLDAIPDLSDVQVIIKTPYAGQTPQVVEDQVTYPISKLMMSVPKTKVVRGYSFFGDSYVYVLFKDGTDPYWARSRVLEYLSQVKGALPADVQPTLGPDASGVGWVYEYALVDKTHHHDLSQLRTLQDWFLKYELQSVPGVSEVASVGGMIKQYQVTIDPNKLRAYHLSLQQVEKAVRSSSVEMGASVIEQGEAEYMVALKGYVTKVKQLGEVPVGVFSQDQTPVLLKDIAQIKLGPQPRRGIAELNGKGEVVGGIIVMRSGENALKVIQAVKQKLAELKPGLPQGVEIKEVYDRSSLINRSVDTLKHKLIEEIIVVALISLVFLMHLRSALVAVVSLPLGILGAFIILEKLGVSANIMSLGGIAIAIGTMVDASIVMIENAHKHLEAYHRETGEVATGETHWRLILDASKEVGLPLFLSLLIIALSFIPIFSLQEQAGRMFTPLALTKTLAMAVAAGLAVSLVPVLIGYFVRGKVPHETDNPINRFLIAGYRPVLAKLLHWPKTIVAVALLLFVSAFYPWQHLGSEFMPELEEGDLLYMPTTLPGLSIGEAQSLLQETDALIKSFPEVKSVFGKIGRADTATDPAPLTMIETTIQLKPKSEWPQGMTLPKLINALNDKVKFPGVTNAWVQPIKTRIDMQSTGIKTPIGIKIAGDDLHQIDKIGRQLEAVLKTIPGTLSAYAERSEGGRYMDILPKRKAMARYGLSMTELADILSTSVGGKVLQTTLEGRERYTMNLRYPQVWRDSLQKLQTLPIVTAKGNQLQLGEVADIVVKLGPPMIKSENARLNGWAFVDLNKGVDLASYVQNAQKIVEQKVKLPPGYSISWTGQYEYLLKAQESLEHIVPLTVLIIFLLLYFIFKDVVEAMMILLVIPFALLGSLWFLWWLDYAYSVAVAVGMIALAGVAAEFGVVMLLYLKQAITHAKESHQLNSPQDLRAAIMQGAVQRVRPKAMTVAVIVIGLLPILFGTGTGADVMKRIAAPMIGGMISAPIVSMVLIPVLTYLLYRKRLFGKPHSEANLAPKAEETHS, from the coding sequence ATGATTAATCGAATCATTACAGCGGCTATCTATAACCGTGTGTTGGTGTTGTTGCTCAGTGTGGCGATTGGTATTTGGGGATGGGTCGCATTTCAAAAAACGCCTTTGGATGCGATTCCGGATTTATCGGATGTGCAAGTCATTATCAAAACACCTTATGCCGGCCAAACGCCTCAGGTGGTAGAAGATCAAGTCACTTATCCCATTTCTAAACTGATGATGTCGGTACCTAAAACCAAAGTGGTACGCGGCTATTCATTTTTTGGCGATTCTTATGTTTATGTGTTGTTTAAAGATGGCACGGATCCCTATTGGGCGCGTTCACGAGTGTTGGAATATCTCAGCCAAGTCAAAGGCGCGTTGCCAGCAGATGTACAACCGACCTTAGGGCCGGATGCTTCGGGGGTTGGCTGGGTGTATGAATATGCCTTGGTTGATAAAACCCATCACCATGACTTATCACAACTCAGAACCCTGCAAGATTGGTTCTTGAAGTACGAGTTGCAGTCGGTTCCTGGGGTATCGGAAGTGGCATCGGTTGGCGGCATGATCAAGCAATATCAAGTGACGATAGACCCAAACAAACTTCGCGCTTATCACTTGAGTTTGCAGCAAGTGGAAAAAGCGGTTCGCAGCTCTAGTGTGGAAATGGGGGCATCGGTTATCGAGCAGGGTGAAGCCGAGTATATGGTGGCGTTGAAAGGTTACGTGACTAAGGTGAAGCAATTGGGAGAAGTCCCGGTCGGTGTTTTTTCACAAGATCAGACGCCTGTGTTGTTGAAAGACATTGCGCAAATCAAACTTGGTCCGCAACCGAGACGTGGCATTGCCGAGCTAAACGGTAAAGGCGAAGTGGTTGGCGGTATTATCGTAATGCGCTCTGGCGAAAATGCGCTGAAAGTTATCCAAGCCGTTAAGCAAAAATTGGCCGAGTTGAAACCTGGATTGCCGCAAGGCGTAGAAATCAAGGAAGTCTATGACCGTTCCAGTTTGATTAACCGTTCAGTGGACACCTTAAAACATAAGTTGATTGAAGAGATTATTGTTGTCGCGTTGATTTCTCTGGTGTTTTTGATGCACTTACGTTCAGCGCTGGTGGCAGTGGTTTCTTTACCGCTAGGGATTCTCGGCGCATTTATTATTCTCGAAAAGCTGGGTGTGTCAGCCAATATTATGAGCTTGGGTGGTATTGCTATCGCCATCGGAACCATGGTGGATGCATCGATTGTGATGATCGAGAATGCACATAAACATCTCGAAGCCTATCATCGAGAAACAGGTGAAGTGGCAACAGGCGAAACCCATTGGCGTTTGATTCTGGATGCGTCAAAAGAAGTGGGTCTACCTCTATTCTTATCGTTGTTGATTATTGCGTTGAGCTTTATCCCAATCTTTTCATTGCAAGAGCAGGCGGGGCGTATGTTTACGCCGCTGGCACTGACGAAAACTTTGGCTATGGCTGTAGCGGCTGGGCTGGCGGTTTCATTGGTGCCGGTGTTGATTGGTTATTTTGTGCGAGGCAAGGTTCCACATGAAACAGATAACCCGATTAACCGATTTCTAATTGCAGGTTATAGACCAGTATTGGCTAAGCTCCTGCATTGGCCGAAAACCATTGTCGCTGTAGCTTTGTTGCTGTTTGTCTCGGCGTTTTATCCTTGGCAACATCTCGGCTCGGAGTTTATGCCAGAGTTGGAAGAGGGTGATTTACTCTATATGCCGACGACGTTACCCGGTTTGTCGATTGGTGAGGCGCAAAGTCTGTTGCAAGAAACTGATGCATTAATCAAAAGCTTCCCAGAGGTGAAAAGCGTTTTCGGCAAAATCGGCCGTGCGGATACCGCGACGGATCCGGCACCCTTGACGATGATTGAAACCACCATTCAGCTAAAACCAAAATCGGAATGGCCTCAAGGCATGACTTTACCCAAGTTGATTAACGCACTGAACGATAAGGTGAAATTTCCAGGAGTGACCAATGCTTGGGTTCAGCCAATCAAAACGCGGATTGATATGCAGTCTACCGGCATTAAAACCCCAATCGGTATCAAAATCGCGGGCGATGACTTGCATCAAATAGATAAGATTGGCCGTCAACTGGAAGCGGTATTGAAAACCATTCCCGGCACTTTATCTGCCTATGCTGAGCGTTCCGAAGGCGGGCGTTATATGGATATTCTGCCAAAACGAAAAGCCATGGCACGTTATGGTCTGAGCATGACAGAGTTGGCGGATATTTTGTCCACTTCAGTCGGTGGCAAGGTATTGCAAACCACCTTGGAAGGCAGAGAACGCTATACCATGAATTTGCGTTATCCGCAGGTTTGGCGAGACTCTTTGCAGAAACTACAAACGCTACCGATAGTGACCGCGAAAGGTAACCAACTACAGTTAGGTGAGGTCGCAGATATTGTGGTGAAGCTCGGGCCACCGATGATTAAATCGGAGAATGCTCGCTTGAACGGTTGGGCGTTTGTTGATCTAAACAAGGGCGTGGATTTGGCAAGCTACGTGCAAAATGCGCAGAAAATTGTCGAGCAAAAAGTCAAATTACCACCGGGTTACAGCATCAGTTGGACAGGGCAATATGAGTATCTGTTGAAAGCGCAAGAGTCGCTGGAACATATCGTGCCCCTGACTGTGTTGATAATCTTCTTGCTGCTTTATTTCATTTTTAAAGATGTGGTCGAAGCCATGATGATTTTGTTGGTGATTCCTTTTGCGTTACTGGGATCGCTTTGGTTCTTATGGTGGTTGGATTATGCCTATTCCGTTGCCGTCGCGGTGGGGATGATCGCGCTTGCCGGGGTAGCCGCAGAGTTTGGGGTAGTGATGTTGTTGTACTTGAAGCAGGCAATTACGCATGCAAAAGAGTCACATCAATTGAATTCTCCACAAGATTTGCGAGCAGCAATTATGCAAGGTGCGGTACAGCGCGTGCGCCCCAAAGCCATGACGGTAGCGGTGATTGTCATCGGGTTATTGCCGATTCTATTCGGCACAGGCACGGGGGCAGATGTGATGAAACGTATTGCGGCACCGATGATTGGCGGCATGATTTCCGCCCCGATTGTCTCGATGGTGCTGATTCCTGTATTGACCTATTTACTCTATCGTAAGCGACTGTTCGGTAAACCGCATAGCGAAGCGAATCTTGCTCCAAAAGCAGAGGAGACACACTCATGA
- a CDS encoding TetR/AcrR family transcriptional regulator: MSSHDRILACATELFSKDGFEAVSMREIAKAADLHTVSSLYNHFKDKQSLYEAVLKSVCDNHNSEVCSVLSGDEESEEKLKKMIFLNIKKMSEDMTFRRLILRELVQNNPEKLQFLAEKALSESCTRLEKVLCEINPNADHHYVITSLLGLIIFHLQIDGMRDYLPAVQEKHHQLDYLAEKIYATTISNLQT, translated from the coding sequence ATGAGCTCCCATGATCGCATACTGGCATGCGCGACCGAATTGTTTTCCAAGGACGGGTTTGAAGCAGTTTCCATGAGGGAAATAGCCAAAGCTGCAGACTTGCATACGGTTTCATCTTTGTATAATCACTTCAAAGATAAGCAAAGTCTTTATGAGGCGGTTCTGAAGTCTGTTTGTGATAATCACAATTCAGAGGTTTGTTCTGTGCTTTCTGGAGATGAAGAGTCCGAAGAAAAGCTTAAAAAGATGATTTTTTTAAACATAAAGAAAATGTCTGAAGACATGACTTTTAGGCGTTTGATTCTCAGAGAGTTGGTACAAAACAACCCTGAAAAACTACAATTTCTTGCGGAAAAAGCGCTTTCAGAGAGCTGTACGCGGCTGGAAAAAGTGCTCTGTGAAATTAACCCGAATGCAGATCATCATTATGTAATTACTTCTTTACTTGGGTTGATTATTTTCCACTTACAAATTGATGGTATGAGAGATTACTTGCCTGCAGTGCAGGAAAAACATCATCAGTTAGATTATTTGGCTGAAAAAATTTATGCCACTACAATCTCCAATCTGCAAACTTAG
- a CDS encoding TonB-dependent receptor, which produces MPKLKKLPLGICLAVLSMSSKAETSLDAVTVTATKQERKALNVSQSVDVVESKTIQKKNARNINDVIKTMPGVIAVSKNGGYDSRLIIRGAGLKAPYGVREIMVLRDGVPMTDPDSFTRFDFVDIDDISSVEVFKGPGSIAASNASGGVLSINSQSVFDGTKDYIKLGAGSETSRNAALHKTWEAGQNDNFSIQFSRRQADNNWREWNQFDTTQFSIKQGHFFKGESTLESEISYQESNLKLPGSLSATGYANYLKTGKTINDKTNTGSAFSKSARDSKTLFFNTRYKTKLSKTLEFKPQFYVNQWQHFHPVTGIINDAKDNYVIGTDLMFDRKHQLFGHDASQVFGLTLRGDIRNQGKKYQYRDTVVKYGRIVDVTSDAKGTLASVEDSSNLLSGAYFQQTLSPADRWKMDLGLRYDHLAMDIAGDEYWKYDYAQAKYLAGQGHYTTRANYDLFAPKVSVNYELAKASRLYTTVSAAQQAPTESEISNNRSYGQATDLKASTALQYEVGYKRNTQKLQTTFALYQIDLTDEIVAVKNGTTTYYVNAGKTQKKGAELNLGYQLLSTVDVGGSAAWQDYRYLDYKDSGANYSGKHVRFIPEQQYSIFANYQKKGYQARVEGLAFGSYYIDDANTEKYSGYNMVTNAMVAYRHKAHLFQLNVNNVFDMRYAEEVSKDSRGSYSYSPGALRNIQLNYRYKL; this is translated from the coding sequence ATGCCAAAATTAAAAAAACTACCTCTTGGGATTTGCTTAGCGGTGCTATCTATGTCATCTAAAGCAGAAACGTCTTTGGATGCAGTTACTGTTACCGCGACAAAACAAGAAAGAAAAGCGTTGAACGTGTCACAAAGTGTTGATGTGGTTGAAAGCAAAACGATTCAAAAGAAGAATGCACGTAACATCAATGATGTCATCAAAACCATGCCTGGTGTGATAGCAGTCAGCAAAAACGGGGGGTATGACTCCCGATTGATTATCCGTGGGGCGGGTTTAAAAGCACCTTACGGTGTTCGTGAAATCATGGTATTGCGTGATGGTGTACCGATGACCGACCCAGACAGTTTCACCCGTTTTGATTTTGTCGATATTGATGATATTAGCTCGGTTGAAGTGTTTAAAGGACCAGGTTCTATTGCGGCTTCTAATGCAAGTGGGGGCGTATTGTCGATTAACTCCCAGTCTGTTTTCGATGGAACTAAGGACTATATAAAATTAGGTGCAGGTAGCGAAACGAGCCGTAATGCCGCATTGCACAAAACTTGGGAAGCCGGGCAAAACGATAACTTTTCTATTCAATTCTCTCGTCGCCAGGCGGACAATAATTGGCGTGAGTGGAATCAGTTTGATACGACACAATTTTCTATTAAACAAGGTCATTTCTTTAAAGGTGAATCAACGCTAGAGTCAGAAATCAGTTATCAGGAATCGAACCTTAAATTGCCTGGCTCATTAAGCGCTACCGGTTATGCGAATTATCTGAAAACCGGTAAAACGATTAATGATAAAACTAATACTGGTTCGGCTTTTTCTAAAAGTGCGCGTGACAGTAAAACTTTGTTCTTCAATACGCGTTACAAAACCAAGTTGAGTAAAACACTTGAGTTTAAACCTCAGTTTTATGTCAATCAATGGCAGCATTTTCACCCTGTAACAGGGATTATCAATGATGCGAAAGACAACTATGTGATTGGTACAGATTTGATGTTTGACCGCAAACACCAGCTTTTCGGTCACGATGCGAGTCAGGTGTTCGGTTTGACCTTGAGAGGCGATATTCGTAACCAAGGTAAGAAATACCAGTACCGAGATACCGTGGTTAAGTATGGCAGAATCGTAGATGTGACGTCTGATGCGAAAGGTACTTTGGCCAGCGTAGAAGATTCATCAAACCTATTGAGCGGTGCTTATTTCCAACAAACGCTTTCACCTGCGGACCGTTGGAAAATGGATTTGGGCTTGCGCTATGACCATCTCGCGATGGATATTGCCGGTGATGAATACTGGAAATACGATTATGCTCAGGCTAAGTACCTTGCAGGGCAGGGGCATTATACGACGCGAGCTAACTATGATTTGTTTGCGCCAAAAGTATCGGTGAACTATGAATTGGCGAAGGCATCCCGTTTATACACGACGGTCAGTGCGGCTCAACAAGCGCCGACTGAAAGCGAAATCAGCAATAACCGATCTTATGGTCAGGCAACGGATCTAAAAGCCTCAACTGCGTTGCAGTATGAAGTGGGATATAAGCGTAATACACAAAAGCTACAAACTACATTTGCGCTGTACCAGATAGATTTAACTGATGAAATTGTCGCGGTAAAAAATGGCACAACAACTTACTATGTGAACGCGGGTAAAACCCAGAAAAAGGGTGCTGAGTTGAATTTAGGTTATCAGCTTTTATCAACAGTGGATGTTGGTGGATCGGCTGCATGGCAGGATTACCGTTACCTAGATTATAAAGACAGTGGTGCGAATTATTCCGGTAAGCATGTTCGTTTTATTCCTGAGCAACAGTATTCGATTTTTGCTAATTATCAGAAGAAAGGCTATCAAGCACGTGTTGAAGGCTTGGCATTCGGTAGTTACTACATTGACGATGCTAATACCGAAAAATACAGCGGCTATAACATGGTGACCAATGCGATGGTGGCTTATCGCCACAAAGCGCATTTGTTCCAACTAAATGTGAATAACGTATTTGACATGCGTTATGCGGAAGAAGTTTCTAAAGATAGCCGTGGTAGTTACAGTTATAGCCCGGGAGCACTACGAAATATCCAGCTTAACTATCGTTACAAACTATAA
- a CDS encoding 4Fe-4S binding protein, protein MNNLLNWPLLGTIYRSPALLNLLRVLVLALFSSAVYFGLSYPEESENPYTLAVFWSLFWPFFLILSMVTLGPMFCSVCPHSFIGKYLNRIGPKKLMPNWMRNRWWGFGLLLVSYWVPVYVFPDFLKVPFVSAMYFLVLTVIAFAGFYLYRNMDYCRYVCPIGSVIKSYGKVGAATLKTDQNECKTCRSFDCVKSCEWSLRPYLFEKKNNMQDCTLCMDCHHACDSVQWNLGAFAKQVSEPVKQLDKMAIWVFISLLAVITITMRFHHALGHSPIKSELPWVQTGQWLDSIMPTIPMIDWVGFSALVMAIVLTFGVVLGSFALTSKLTKIEYNRVFEHAGLALAPLMLIGALSHIGSFFFLHYASDLGNAFYWLVGSDATMNPLATRRDAWVHLFGLFNYLAVIVAAYVLVKKLKQLQLSGRKLVVATLTSGSMIWIYLGLVVFTQWAMMHH, encoded by the coding sequence ATGAATAATCTGTTGAACTGGCCTTTATTAGGCACAATTTATCGCTCACCAGCATTATTGAATCTCTTGAGAGTTTTGGTTTTGGCGCTGTTTTCCAGCGCGGTTTACTTCGGTCTGAGCTATCCTGAGGAGTCGGAAAACCCTTATACCTTGGCTGTCTTCTGGTCATTGTTTTGGCCATTTTTCTTGATTCTATCAATGGTGACTTTGGGGCCAATGTTTTGTTCGGTGTGTCCGCATAGTTTTATCGGTAAATACCTGAATAGAATAGGTCCGAAAAAGCTCATGCCAAATTGGATGCGCAACCGTTGGTGGGGTTTTGGACTGTTGCTGGTGAGTTATTGGGTGCCGGTTTATGTTTTCCCTGACTTCCTTAAGGTGCCTTTTGTCAGTGCCATGTATTTCTTGGTGTTAACAGTGATCGCTTTTGCAGGATTTTATCTCTACCGAAATATGGACTATTGTCGCTATGTTTGCCCAATTGGTTCGGTCATCAAATCCTATGGAAAAGTCGGTGCGGCAACGCTAAAAACAGATCAAAATGAATGTAAAACTTGCCGAAGTTTTGATTGTGTAAAGTCTTGTGAGTGGAGCCTGAGACCCTATTTGTTTGAAAAGAAAAACAATATGCAGGATTGCACGCTCTGCATGGACTGTCATCATGCTTGTGATTCTGTTCAGTGGAATCTGGGGGCTTTTGCCAAGCAGGTCAGTGAGCCGGTAAAACAGCTGGATAAAATGGCGATTTGGGTTTTTATTTCGTTGTTGGCTGTTATTACCATCACCATGCGTTTTCACCATGCATTAGGCCACAGTCCAATTAAAAGTGAATTGCCTTGGGTTCAGACTGGGCAATGGTTGGACTCGATAATGCCGACCATTCCAATGATTGATTGGGTTGGGTTTTCTGCATTAGTCATGGCCATTGTGCTCACTTTTGGTGTTGTGTTGGGTAGTTTTGCTTTGACGAGTAAATTGACCAAGATTGAATATAACCGAGTGTTTGAGCATGCTGGTTTGGCGCTTGCGCCTCTAATGCTGATTGGTGCATTAAGCCATATAGGCAGCTTTTTCTTTTTGCACTATGCGTCGGATTTGGGTAATGCCTTTTATTGGCTGGTCGGTTCGGATGCAACGATGAATCCCCTTGCAACCCGCAGAGATGCTTGGGTGCATTTGTTTGGCCTATTTAATTATTTAGCGGTCATTGTTGCTGCCTATGTATTGGTCAAAAAACTCAAACAGCTCCAGCTTTCCGGCAGAAAATTGGTTGTGGCAACTTTGACTTCTGGGTCGATGATTTGGATCTATTTGGGCTTGGTTGTGTTCACTCAATGGGCAATGATGCACCATTAG
- a CDS encoding YigZ family protein produces the protein MAYAVPAELTRAEIEIKKSRFIAYAQQVETREQGMKWLAEIKQQYPDARHHCWAYLIGNPSCASNAGMGDDGEPSGTAGKPILNVLQHKGVGDIMVIVVRYFGGIKLGAGGLTRAYGQAAQAVMEVLPITEQVEMTAIDVTCDFALEKQVRHFIDEGEGKLDSVDYSNQVTLHIQLPTLNIDIFCQHLEQNRCSYHIPL, from the coding sequence ATGGCTTATGCGGTGCCCGCTGAGCTGACGCGAGCGGAAATCGAAATCAAGAAAAGTCGTTTTATTGCCTATGCGCAACAAGTTGAAACCCGCGAGCAAGGCATGAAGTGGCTTGCAGAAATCAAACAACAATATCCTGATGCCCGTCACCATTGCTGGGCTTATCTGATTGGTAATCCATCTTGCGCTTCCAATGCTGGAATGGGCGATGATGGTGAACCATCCGGCACGGCAGGTAAACCGATTTTAAACGTACTACAACATAAAGGTGTTGGCGACATTATGGTGATTGTCGTGCGTTATTTTGGTGGTATCAAGCTTGGTGCAGGTGGTCTGACACGAGCTTATGGACAAGCAGCTCAAGCGGTCATGGAAGTTTTGCCTATTACCGAACAGGTTGAAATGACCGCAATAGACGTAACTTGTGATTTCGCTTTGGAAAAGCAAGTTCGCCACTTTATTGATGAGGGTGAAGGTAAGCTTGATTCGGTAGACTATTCCAATCAAGTTACTTTACATATCCAGCTTCCGACATTAAATATTGATATTTTTTGTCAGCATCTCGAACAGAATCGCTGCTCATACCACATACCACTCTAA